The proteins below come from a single Parageobacillus thermoglucosidasius genomic window:
- a CDS encoding ABC transporter ATP-binding protein: MSIISLKNVSKAYKGLTLFDGVDLNVEKGKIYGIVGPNGSGKSVLFKMICGFVFPDEGTIIVEGVEIGKGKRFPDNFGIIIDRPGYIANKTGFQNLKELALIRGKISDEKIFETMEMVGLQPHAKQKVKHYSLGMKQKLAIAQAIMEDQQVLILDEPFNALDAESVDRIRNLLLSFKNEGRTILLTSHNQEDINILCDHVFRINKHKLEPVEL; this comes from the coding sequence ATGTCTATTATTTCACTAAAAAACGTAAGTAAAGCGTATAAGGGGTTAACTCTTTTTGACGGTGTTGACTTAAATGTGGAAAAAGGGAAAATATACGGTATTGTAGGACCAAATGGTTCTGGTAAATCTGTTTTGTTTAAGATGATATGTGGATTTGTATTCCCAGATGAAGGGACAATTATTGTTGAAGGGGTAGAGATAGGAAAGGGCAAAAGATTCCCAGATAATTTTGGTATTATTATAGATCGTCCAGGTTATATTGCGAATAAAACTGGGTTTCAAAATTTAAAAGAACTAGCACTGATCAGAGGGAAAATTAGTGATGAAAAGATTTTTGAAACAATGGAAATGGTTGGGTTACAACCACATGCCAAACAAAAAGTTAAGCATTATTCTTTAGGTATGAAGCAGAAATTAGCTATTGCTCAAGCAATTATGGAAGATCAACAAGTGCTTATACTAGATGAACCATTCAATGCTTTGGATGCAGAAAGTGTAGATAGGATTCGAAATCTATTATTATCTTTCAAGAATGAGGGGCGTACAATTTTACTTACAAGTCATAATCAGGAAGATATTAACATTCTTTGTGATCATGTGTTCCGTATCAATAAACATAAATTAGAACCTGTTGAACTGTAA